The Fluviispira vulneris sequence GCCGCTTGAATGATTTGCCGCCCAAATTGCCGAACCACCTGTATAAGGAGTTCCAGAAACGCTTATGCGTTTAAAGAAAATCCTACAAAGAATAAATGCGAGAAGACGCATCATGAGTTTGCCCCAGTTGTTTTGCGCTGATCTAGAAACAAGTATATTGCCTTAGTTGGTATTAATAAATCGTCAAATTCACCTATGGAGAAAGAATGTCAATTCAGCATAACATCAAATGGATAGGATCGAAAAGTCTTGATAAACTGCAGAGTCCTTTAAAAACAGTGGCGCAGTTTAAAGGTAATGAAGTTAAGAATGTGATTATAGCTTTGCATGGATTTGGTGATAATGCTGCAAATTTTGCATCGTTGGCAAACGAAATTAAGGTAACTGATGTTCTCTGGCTTTTTCCACAAGGACCGAGAAACTATCCTATGGGTATTGATGGTGCACAATGGTTTCCGCTTTTTAATAATCCCACAGAAGAAAGAAGAGTTTCAGAAGACTCTATCTTGCAATTATTATATAACGTAACTGAACAGATTAATGTCCCGTTTCATAAAATATTTGTTTTGGGTTTTTCACAAGGTGCTTCGATGTCACTCAATTGTGGATTAAAAGGTAAAGAGAATTTAGCTGGTATTATTTCATTGAGTGGATTTATGATTCAAGGCCATGTAATTAAAAATAGTTATGCAGGTGAAAGAATAACAACTCCGATATTCGTTGCACATGGCTTGCAAGATCAAGTTGTGTTACCAGCTATGTATTTCGAAACAATCGATATATTAAAAGATATGGGGACAGCTAAATTAAGAGCAAAAACATATCAAATGGGTCATAATATTAGTCAAGAAGAGATAAATGATATTACAAAATTCATAGAGGAATTTCGTTGAGTAAAAATAATATTGATATAGAAAAAACTTTAGAACTTGAAAAAGCACGGCAACAATTAGAAAATCGTCTTCAAGGTGGGATGAAATCCTATCTCGTAAGCCTTGAGTTGCCAGATGATGATCCCGTAGAGATTCAAGAAAGTTTAGTAGAGCTTGGCGCTTTAGTCAGAACTTTAGGGGATGATTGTGTTGGTGTAACGGTACAAAAGAAAGTCAAACCTATCCCTGCAACCTATATCGGTCTTGGGAAAGCTGAAGAAATAAAAAAAGCCTGTGAATTGTTAAAATTCGATTATGTAACTTTCGATCAAGAACTTTCTCCAACCCAAGTGCGAAATCTTGAAAACTTAATTGGTAAACCTATTCTGGATAGAACAGGAGTTATCCTGCAAATATTTAGAAAAAATGCGCGTTCAAAAGAGGCGCGTACGCAGGTTGAAATTGCTCATCTGGAGTATATAGCACCTAGGCTTTCAAATGCATGGATCACTTGGGAAAGACAAAGAGGTGGTGGAGGTTCTGGGGGGCGTCTTAAAGGAGCAGGAGAAACGCAGATCGAAATTGATAGGCGTAGAATGAAAGATAAGATTGCTAGCCTTAGAAAAGACCTTGAGAAAATACAAAAAGAACGTGAGACCCAAAGAAAAAATCGAGCTGATGAGTGGAATGTCGTGTTGGTTGGTTATACAAATGCAGGGAAAACAACTTTGATGAATGCTCTCACTGAGAGCCATTTATCAGCAAAAGATTCCCTATTTGAAACACTCGATTCTAGTATACGTCGTATTCGTGGCGTAAATAATATGAATATTCTTGTGACAGACACTGTGGGTTTTATTCGCAATTTACCGCATGGCTTGGTTGCAAGTTTTAGGAGCACTTTAGAGGAAACAAGCAAGGCAGATCTCTTGCTTCATATCGTAGATATTACTCATAAGTCTTATAAAGATCATATAAAAGTAACAGATGAAGTGCTGGTGCAAGTTGGTGCATCCGATGTGCCAAGGATTATTGTTTTCAATAAGATTGATAAAGTTGTAGGAGAACCTAGATTGCCAAAAATTCTCGCACGCGGATACCCACGAAGTATCTGCTTGTCTAGTTATAAAGAAGAGGATATCAAACGTTTTCGAGAGATGATTGTGAATTTCCTAGCCCAAAATATGGTCGAGGAAGTCTTTCATGTATCATATGGTGATTCTAAAATGCTATCACTTATTTACTCTCACACACGTGTCTTAGAGTCCAATTGGACTCAAGATGAAGGAATTTTTAAGGTGCGCATGTCTAAAAGTATTTTTCAGCGATATTTTGCACCCGTTAAATCTGAGGAAGAACAAGAATGGCAAGTAAAATCGAATTAAAAAAAATTCCTGATTCAATTCATAAAAAAATTATAGAGCTGAAACATATCGAAACTAAACTCGGACATTTACCACCAGATAATTGGAAAGTTGGAGAGTTATTTAATCGAATTGATAACCCTGATTATTATCAAAGTTTTGTACAATTGGAAAAACAAACAGAATTGCTATTTTCTGAAATTTGTGAAGATCTAAAGGTGCGTAATTTTGAAATTCTTGAAATAGTCAGTGCAATAAATGCAGAATTATTTTATGAAGGCGGTCCTAAATACTGCAATGAATCAGAAGTCCTCGATGCTTTAGGACAGGAATAAATGAAAAATCGGTTGCCCTATTTCTTTTTAGAAAATCAACCTTTAAATAATAAAACATATTATCGGATGGGTGGAAAAGCCCGTTTTTTTGCTGAACCAAATAATATTTCAGAGATACAACAAGCAATCTTTTGGACAAAAGAAAATTCAATTCCATGTTCAGTATTGGGCTCTGGTAGCAACTCTGTTTATGCAGATGGAGATTTTGCTGGTCTCGTTATTTCTTTAGAAAAACTTTCAGCTTGGCATTGGGAGAATTCAGAAACTTTATTTGTAGAAGCTGGGGTTACAAATACTGAAATAGCTGAAATATGTTTGCAAGAAAATCGTGCAGGAGCGGGCTGGATGTACCGTATGCCAGGGCAGTTGGGTGCATCTGTGCGTATGAATGCGCGCTGTTATGGTGGCGAAATCTCACAAATCGTATCGCAAATTTTTACGCTCGATATGGATGGTATTTTAAAGACATATCGTAATGAAGAGGTTTTTCAAGGTTATAAAAAAACACTTCTCATGAATAAGCCGGAAATTGTAATTGGTGCACGTCTGAGATTTCCACAAACTGAATCACCTGAAATATTAATGCAATTTATGCATGAATGTGAAGCAGATAGGCATAAAAAAAAGCATTTTTTTATGCCAAGTTGTGGCTCAACTTTTAAAAATAATTATTCAATTGGAAAACCGAGTGGTCAGTTATTTGATCAATTAGGTTTAAAGGGAACACGTGTTGGTAATGCTGCTGTGAGTGAGTTTCATGCAAATTTTGTTTGGAATCTTGGAAATGCATCTACATATGATATGTTATCATTAACTGCAATTATGCGTAGCAAAGCTATGACTGAACTCGATGCTGACTTAGAATTAGAAGTTCAACCAGTGGGTGAATTTTCTCAAACATTGTATACGAAATGTGGCATGCAGGCGCTTGGTCCAAGTTATCAAAGTGAGAAAAATAATAAGTGGGTAGGTCTTTTGTGGCATCCAAATGAAAGACATACTAAGAAATCAGCATCTCTAAAAGCATTTCCAAAAAAAATCTTTGAGTCACCATATTTAGAATATTCGCAAAATTCTTATCAAGGTATACCATCAATAGGTATAGAAATTGTCCAATTAATATCGATGAGTAAAGCCATTAAAAATGCAAATCAGCCTTTTCTAAAATGGTTAACTTATTGCCCGGATTCACTTGAAAAATATTTTCTCCATTCACCTCCTAGAAAAAATAATAAGAAAAATAACTTTGTAGATGAGCTATGGAAATACAGTGTGAGTGAATTATTTATTGCTGATGTTAAGAATTCCAATCGATATCTTGAATTTGAAATGACTGTAAATGGAGATTGGATTGCTCTCGAATTCATTGGGCTGAGACAAAGATCAGAGCGGAGTCAAATACCGAATGAACAGCTTTGGTCAGGTTTAGAAATTATTAGACTGTACAAAAATGATTTATTAAAAGGAGAACTAAGGAATTCTTTTGGTATGTCGTTTACTTACAATCAATTAAAAACAATTATAAATAAAAAAAGTCGAAAAATTCTTATACAAGGTGCATTGAGCCTTGGGGATAGAAAATATTTATTGGCGCCCTATTGGAAACAGAATAAATATTCAAAAAGTGAAGGCGGGGAAATAGTTAAAAATGAAATCGTTCCCAATTTTCATCAACCATCGAAATATTGGCTAATCTCACTATTTTAAATTGCGAGATTAGCTATTTTTTTTCTTCTAAAACATCTTCAACTTCAAATGGAATGCGGCATTTATCTTTGAGGCTAATGAATTCTTCTATGGTAACTTTACGTGTATATGTAATTGTTTCAACAAGTATATTTTTTAATTTATCATTATCATTAACTACGTCTAAATTTGAATAACTAAATACATAATCATCTGCAACTTTTTTGTAATTGGTAGTTAACTCAATATTGCTTCCCGGATTTTTAAAACTAAATGATTTATTATAGGGACTAAAATTAAGTAATCTAAGGCTTCCATTAAATACAATTTTACTTGTTGATTTTGCAATTGAGCAAAAATATATTTTATCATTTCTTATAGCCATATAATCTATAATATCTGAATAATTAGTTGATGGTAGTATGACCTTTACTCCTTCATTGTTTACGAACTGTCTGACTTTATTTGTTATTTCCCAAGTATTTGAGGTCATAAATTCTGAATAGGATCTATTTAACGGACTCATTTCGCTTTCTATTTCCTCTGTGATGTATTCTAAGTTTTCTTCATTCTCGTTATTTTCTTCACACATGCTATCGCCAAATTCGCATAATTTTAAAGAAAAATTAATCTTTTTTCCTTTTATAAAGTTGATTTCACTTAAAGATTCTTTATTTAATTTCTTATGTTTGCTAAATAAATTATCGGATAAGTCAAATTTTTTACTAGAAAGTAGTGAAATTCGTTTTAAAGAAGTAAGTATGTCAAAAGATTTTTCTTCAATTTTCTCGAATAAGTTATTGCCAAGATATAATTGGCTCAAATTATTTAAACCAATAAAATTGCTAGGATATATTTTTGTAATCTGATTTTCGCTCAAATCAAGGGTTTTGAGTTCTCTCAGGTTATAAAAGATTCCTTGAGGGATCCTTTTTAAGGAACTTCGTCTTAAATCAAGTTCTTCGAGTTTTATAAAGCCAGTGAGAGGAGCGAGATCGCTTATGACATTTGAGCTCAATTTTAAAGTTTTAATTGACTTTATTTTTTCAAGTTCAGATCTACTAAGTGAAAAATCTCTTGTCTGCTTAAAATGATCTACAATGGCTAAAGCGGATTTTTCTGCATTACTCATTGGTGTCTTCGCAGGGAAGCACCAGTCTAAAAATGTTTTGTTAAATAGAAGATTAAAGGATGCTAATTTCTTATCATTGTCATAAACTTCGTACGTGCAAAACTGCGCTTTTTTAAAGTCTTTAAATACCTCAATCGGCATACTTTCTTTTAAAATAATCTCTGGATATACATTTTCTTTAGCGACTGTAAATGCGACTTTTTCACAAAAACTATTTTTATTCCCTTCTTTTGGCCTGACTGTAAATTTATATAAACCCATCGGGCCTACATCGCTCATGACTGGTATTCTAAATCTCAATAATTCTTCTGGGAAAAGCCCACCATAATTTAAATTCCCATCGTTATCTTCTGCAAGTGCTATTTTTGTTTTTCCATCTGTATCAAGTGTTAAATAAGCTATGTGAAAAGTATTTTCCTTGTTTATTTGAAAGTAGAGGTAACTTTTAAAAAACTCTTCCATGTCATCATCAAATGTATCTTCTTTATCTTGGGTTTTTGTAAGCTCCTCTTCTGTAGGGATATCTGATTCAATTGGACTTTTAATATTTTTTATATCTTGGCTAGGAGAAGTTTCATCTTTATTTTTGCTATCATCTTGTAAATATTCACTTTCATCTTCAGAAACAATTTCATTGACTTCAGGTGCTGGGACAATTTCATTTACGCTAGGTTCTTTTGTGGCAGGTTTTTTACACATTCCTTTAGAATTTTTAGAGCAAGTAGAAATATTCGCTAAAGTTGGAGACTTTGGAGTGGAAGAGTCGTTGATAGTTTTTTTAGCACAACTGGCTAAAAAAAGTGAACAGAAGGCAATCTTAGTCAAAGAAGCAAAACTATGATATCTCATGAATAAACCTCAAAAAATATGTTAGGACTTCAGAAATGACACAACGAATGTCTATTTTTTATAAAAACAAAAAATCAAAATAATAAAGTAAATTTGAATAAATTATTAAAATATTTTATTTATATTAGTTATATAAGCGTCTTACGTATTTTGATGGGAGAGGGGAGTAGATGAATTGATTTTTATTTTAATGTAAAATTACATTTAATTTTTTTGTATAGATGAGTTCGATTTATAAATTCATACAATTATAGTAGTTTAGGTTGATATACTTAAACTAAATTTAACTCAAGCGATTTTTTGAGTTAAATTTTACTATTTGTACGAGATTTTTTTGCCTCATATTTCTTATATATCAATTAGATTTCTTTATCATTTATGTTATCTAGTTTAAATAGTTTTTATTAAGAGGTATTTATGTTAGAAGAATATTATAATCTTTTTAAAATTAAAAATTATGCTAAACTTTGGCTTGCCCAATTCATTTCTATCATTGGTGAAACGTCTTATCATGTCGCATATTTTTGGCTTGCCTATAAGATGAGTCCATCATCTGCTGTAACCGCACTTGTCATACTTTGTTTCTCTGTGCCCTATCTTATTTTTGGTATGATTGGTGGTGTCTATGCAGATCGTTTGAATAAAAAAAAACTAATGATTTTTTGCGATATTATTCGTGCATTTTTATTAGGAACTGTTCCTTTAGCGTATTATTTGGATTTACTCGGTTTAGCTCAACTCGCAATTGTGGCATTTATCAGTTCAAGTGTGCGATGCTTTTTTCAACCAAGTCTCAAGTCATCAGTAAATGATGCTCTACCCGTTCAAAGTTTACAAATAGGAGTGTCCATCTTCCATGTTGCTTTCCAAACATCCCGAGTGATAGGTTTTGCAATCGGAGGAATATTAATCGCACATATAAGCGCTCCACATATTTATTTATTAACATTTATAACCCACCTAATTGCAGCTTTCCTTGCTATCTCATTGGAAGGAAATTGGCAAAGGCAGATCAATCCATTAAAAGAAAATATAGTAAAAGACCTTGGAAAAATATTGAGTATTATAAAAGGAAATATGAATTTATTTTGGAGTTTTGCAATACTTCCTATTGGCTTAATTTTCATTGTTGGGCTTGATAAAATTGCATTGCCGATTCTTTCAGATCAAATATGGAAAATAAATGCAAAAGGGCTTGGTTATATGCTAGCTGCTTTTGCAATCGGCAATGTTGCTTCGTCCATAGTATTAAGTAAACGAAAATTAAATAATTTACTTATTACTATTTTCTTCGGTTGGAGTTTGTGGGGATTTTTTTATGTAGGTATAGGTTTATCGTCTTCACTTATTATTGCACTTTTTTTAGCATTTTTTGCAGGAATATCTGAATCAATCATTGATGTCCCACATATGCTTCTGATTCAAACAGAAGTACCTAAAGAACATATTGGCAAAGTCTATAGCTTTTGGTCAACGATAGCTTTTGCAGGTGATTCGTTGAGTGGAATTTGGATTTCTTTTTTATTGGGTTTTTTAAGTGCGAAACAATCCTATATTGTTTGCGGGATATTTGTTTTTTTACTTGGATCAGTCGCTGCCATTGTTTTATCCAGAGCAAAGCGAAAAACAATGCTGCGAGCGAATGAAGCAAAATGATAATGAGTTTAAATGAACAAAGGGGATATTGACATTTTTTTAGTGTGAGAAATTGTCTGGCAATATGCATCATATTGCCTTTTTATTTTGCGCAGAGAATTTTATATCAATCGCTCTATCTTTGCTTTTTCCATTTTATTTTTAATAGCCTCTCTCAAGAGAGCTGGAACTTGCGCTGACTTTTTTTTGTATCCATTTTTTGTTTTTGATTTTTTTGCGATCTTATTTAAAGGCTTTTTTAAGAAACTTGGGATTGCTCTTTGCAGTTTTGCATGTGTAGCCTCAATTTCCATTTTTATTATTGCTCTGCTCCTTTTATTTGTAGCATAATCAACTAGCAATTCATTTAATTTCTTAGTTTCATAAGAAATGCTTGCCATTTTATGAGCTGATTTATCAATTAAAACTTGAGTCGTTTCTGAGCGCCAATTTTCTTTAGCGCTAGCAATTAATTCATTATACCAAGCGGAACTTTTTTCCTCACCGTTTTCACTCTGTTCATTACTTGGTGAAGAAGAACGACTTTGTGGTTTAAAATTAGATTCTAACTCATACATAAATTCATTGATTGCAAGAACACGGGAAAAACCAAACTCACTGATGGCAAGCATAGTGGGTATGGAGGTATAAAACCTTCTTCTTTCTGGTAAAAGACTGCGCATAATATCCGTCGAAAGAGAGCGGATAAGTTCTAAATCGGGTGTCTCTACTAAAAATATTTCAAAATAAAGTTTCGAGCCATAGGCAGGGAAGATAAGTAACAATCTGCGATCGAGAAGAGCACCATCTAATTCAAACATATATATCGGCTCAGGAATTCCAGGTTGAGCAGGTGAATTGATTATTTGCAGACAAGCGTATAATGCTTCCACTTGCTCAATTGAATTAATATGCGGATAGAGAGAGCAGACAATATCCCATAGCGATTCTTTTGCTTCGGGTTGACATAGCAACATTTTCTTATTTTCAAGATCATCTATCATTTACTCTCCTTTGCACTATTTACTGAAAAATGTTTTAAAAAACCTTCCGTATCTTTACTGATTGTAAGCAATTCGCGTAGGAGTTCTGTCAAATCGAGATTGCGATAGCTGAGAGTTTTTTTTATCAGGCTTGGAATAAGCGCTTGCGGATCTTGATTTAAAATAAAGGAATTGGCTTTTTCTATTAGGGTGTAAGCATCTTCTATAGTTTGAATTTCATTTGGAAGATCGAATCTATGAACGGAAATACTGTTACCTTTCAGAGGGGTCATATTTTGTGAAGATATTTTTTCGATCGCTTGAGAATTTTGCTCTGTATTTTTAACGATCTCATAAACCGATTGGGACAGTGCATTTTCTTTTTTATCGAGCGCCGATTGAAGCATTCGAGAAATTTGATTGAGATATTTTTCAGAAAGTAGAAGTTCAATTTCATCATCTTCTAGTAAACTCGAAAAGTCAGATGCTTTAATAAGATTATCTTTTATTTCATTTAAGGCATCAATTCTTATTTGTAATTCTTGTTCAGTGAGTTTGAATAAATGAGTTTCAATTTTATTTTTTAAAAAATTTGCTTTATTCGAATTTGTTTCTTCGACCAACTGAGATAAATTAACAGATTCATTTTCGTTCTCAATTAATTTATAGCTGAGTAAAAGTTTGACGAGTGAACTTTGTAAAAGTTTAAATGGAATGACACGCATTTCTGAGCTGTCTTCGCTAAACTCAGGATAGAGAGCGCTCCAATAATTTTCACATAAAATATTAAAAACTTTAAGTCCATGTAAAAGACCTGTGATAGAATCTATTTTGAAAAGAGCTTCAATATAATAAACTGCAATCATTAGGTCTTTAGATTCTCTTTTTAAAATATCTTCACATATATTGGCAAATTTTTGCTGACTGGGCTGTATATCTTTTGTTGTAGTCCATTCCGCCGTGTTGTCACTTTGAAATTTTTGTAATTCAAGGCGTTGATCGCGTAACCAGGACATTTTATCAGTTAGATTTAAATCTATTCCACAGGGAGGGTTGCTAGAACAAGGTTCGATGAAACTTTCAACATTTTTCTCGTACATTCTTTGACTCACTTAAATTTCATATAAATTATTTTCTGTTTTTATTCACAATTAAATTTCCAGACAGAAACATGTAAAAATAAATTAATCGTCGCATTATTTACATCAATAAATCCACTAACACAAATTTTAGCTACTCGCTTATTTTTATCATAATTTTGAAATGATACATTGATATTTTTAAACCTTGGCTCAAAAGAGTTTAAAGCAAGTTTTATACAAGAGCATAGACTTTCTTTATCTTCTTCATTTGCCAAGGAAAGTTTATTTACATTTGGCAGACCAAAATTTGAAGAATTGAGTTGACTTGCCTGCAGAGATAAAAATTCATTTACAGTCAATGTATTTCTCGTATTTAAAATGTAATCAAAGTTACTTTTAACTGAAAAATGTATATCATCTTGTAAATATTTATCTTCAAGCAAGCGAATCATGCATTAGACTCCAAATTTATTCTATAAAAATTATGCTTTAAGGGCATAATTTTTATAGATATCAAGAGATACTTTAATATTCTTAAGATCTTCATAAGTGATGAGTTGTGGATCAAGAATAACGGGATTACCTTGAGCTTGGTTTTTATCAGCATATTTAACACCAACATAAGCTGTCGCATTGGTAATTTTGATTTTAAGAGTTTTTTTACCATCACCGATAAATACAGGGAGTGCTAAGTCAACATGTAAATCCAAATAAGAAGCATGCTTAACATATTTTGGAGAACGATCTTGATCTTCAAGATATTCCATAATTTTTGCGGCTTTTATTTTAGATTGCTCAAGTTGAGCATAAATATCATCAATCTCAGCTGCATCAGGAGATGAAAGAGTGATTTCAACATTCACGGGATAATTTTTAAATGTCCTTTCTTTGAGAGTTGTATTGATATTTGCTTCTGGCATAAACTCTCCAGCTATATCTTGAATGATCAAATATTCTGGAAGAGCAGGATGCGCAGCATTTTTAGGTGAATAACCAGAAAAAGAAATAGCTAACTTTGTTTGCGACTTTGGCACTAAAGACATATTATAATCTCCGATTAAATTAATTTAAAAAATGTTATTTTCCTGCTGGCAATTCACTCACCAAACGCATTGAAATTGTCAATTCATTTAGATAAAAATGTGGCCTGAGGTACATGACAGCGCTGTAAATACCCGGCTTACCAGGAACGGTCGAAACGTCAATACGTGCTTCACGAAGTGGGAATGCGCTTTTTACCCAATCAGAGGCTGTATCAGATAAAATAACGTAACTGGAAATCCAGTTATTTAAATATGCAGAAACTGCTTCTGCAGAAGAAAAACTTCCAATTTTATCACGCATAATGCTTTTTAGATAATGAGCAAAGCGTGATATGGCCATAATGTATGGCATTTGCACAGTAAGTGAGGCGTTTGCATTTGCTAGATCATTGTCGTACTCCTTCAATTTATGGATTGTTTTTGCACCAAAAAAGACAGCTTGATCGGTGCCACGCTTGTAAACGAGACTAAGTAAGCCAAGATCATCAAGTTCTTTTTCCCGTCGATCGGTGATCGTGACTTCAACAGGAATTTTTTGTATGCGATTGCCTTCGTCATCGTTAAACATATAAATGGGCAAGCCATCCACGGTTCCACCATTTTCAACCCCACGAATATTTTGGAACCAACCAAATTGACGATAGGATTGCCCTACGCGCTCTGCGAGATGGAATGCGGCATTTCCCCATAAGAATTTTTCATGTTGCTTTTCATTTAAATCTTCGACAAATTTAAATTCTTTCACAGGAATTCCATCATCAGAATATTCATTGCGCATGATTACGCTTGGAAGAGTGAGGCAAACATATTTTGATTCTTCTTTTGAGCGGAATGTGTTCCAGTTTGCATAGTCTACAGAGTTAAATATGCGTTCCAGGCTTTTTGGTTTATTAAGATCAGTAAATGATTCCATATCAAATAATTTTGCATCGGCAGCAGATATAAATGGAACATGTGCAGCAGATGCAACTAAAGAAACAGCGCGTAAAAATTCAATATCAGTTTGTGAACGGCTGCAGTAATAATCACCAACTAGCATGCCAAATG is a genomic window containing:
- the murB gene encoding UDP-N-acetylmuramate dehydrogenase; translated protein: MKNRLPYFFLENQPLNNKTYYRMGGKARFFAEPNNISEIQQAIFWTKENSIPCSVLGSGSNSVYADGDFAGLVISLEKLSAWHWENSETLFVEAGVTNTEIAEICLQENRAGAGWMYRMPGQLGASVRMNARCYGGEISQIVSQIFTLDMDGILKTYRNEEVFQGYKKTLLMNKPEIVIGARLRFPQTESPEILMQFMHECEADRHKKKHFFMPSCGSTFKNNYSIGKPSGQLFDQLGLKGTRVGNAAVSEFHANFVWNLGNASTYDMLSLTAIMRSKAMTELDADLELEVQPVGEFSQTLYTKCGMQALGPSYQSEKNNKWVGLLWHPNERHTKKSASLKAFPKKIFESPYLEYSQNSYQGIPSIGIEIVQLISMSKAIKNANQPFLKWLTYCPDSLEKYFLHSPPRKNNKKNNFVDELWKYSVSELFIADVKNSNRYLEFEMTVNGDWIALEFIGLRQRSERSQIPNEQLWSGLEIIRLYKNDLLKGELRNSFGMSFTYNQLKTIINKKSRKILIQGALSLGDRKYLLAPYWKQNKYSKSEGGEIVKNEIVPNFHQPSKYWLISLF
- the tssE gene encoding type VI secretion system baseplate subunit TssE; this translates as MIRLLEDKYLQDDIHFSVKSNFDYILNTRNTLTVNEFLSLQASQLNSSNFGLPNVNKLSLANEEDKESLCSCIKLALNSFEPRFKNINVSFQNYDKNKRVAKICVSGFIDVNNATINLFLHVSVWKFNCE
- a CDS encoding alpha/beta hydrolase, yielding MSIQHNIKWIGSKSLDKLQSPLKTVAQFKGNEVKNVIIALHGFGDNAANFASLANEIKVTDVLWLFPQGPRNYPMGIDGAQWFPLFNNPTEERRVSEDSILQLLYNVTEQINVPFHKIFVLGFSQGASMSLNCGLKGKENLAGIISLSGFMIQGHVIKNSYAGERITTPIFVAHGLQDQVVLPAMYFETIDILKDMGTAKLRAKTYQMGHNISQEEINDITKFIEEFR
- a CDS encoding leucine-rich repeat domain-containing protein, translated to MRYHSFASLTKIAFCSLFLASCAKKTINDSSTPKSPTLANISTCSKNSKGMCKKPATKEPSVNEIVPAPEVNEIVSEDESEYLQDDSKNKDETSPSQDIKNIKSPIESDIPTEEELTKTQDKEDTFDDDMEEFFKSYLYFQINKENTFHIAYLTLDTDGKTKIALAEDNDGNLNYGGLFPEELLRFRIPVMSDVGPMGLYKFTVRPKEGNKNSFCEKVAFTVAKENVYPEIILKESMPIEVFKDFKKAQFCTYEVYDNDKKLASFNLLFNKTFLDWCFPAKTPMSNAEKSALAIVDHFKQTRDFSLSRSELEKIKSIKTLKLSSNVISDLAPLTGFIKLEELDLRRSSLKRIPQGIFYNLRELKTLDLSENQITKIYPSNFIGLNNLSQLYLGNNLFEKIEEKSFDILTSLKRISLLSSKKFDLSDNLFSKHKKLNKESLSEINFIKGKKINFSLKLCEFGDSMCEENNENEENLEYITEEIESEMSPLNRSYSEFMTSNTWEITNKVRQFVNNEGVKVILPSTNYSDIIDYMAIRNDKIYFCSIAKSTSKIVFNGSLRLLNFSPYNKSFSFKNPGSNIELTTNYKKVADDYVFSYSNLDVVNDNDKLKNILVETITYTRKVTIEEFISLKDKCRIPFEVEDVLEEKK
- a CDS encoding MFS transporter, with protein sequence MLEEYYNLFKIKNYAKLWLAQFISIIGETSYHVAYFWLAYKMSPSSAVTALVILCFSVPYLIFGMIGGVYADRLNKKKLMIFCDIIRAFLLGTVPLAYYLDLLGLAQLAIVAFISSSVRCFFQPSLKSSVNDALPVQSLQIGVSIFHVAFQTSRVIGFAIGGILIAHISAPHIYLLTFITHLIAAFLAISLEGNWQRQINPLKENIVKDLGKILSIIKGNMNLFWSFAILPIGLIFIVGLDKIALPILSDQIWKINAKGLGYMLAAFAIGNVASSIVLSKRKLNNLLITIFFGWSLWGFFYVGIGLSSSLIIALFLAFFAGISESIIDVPHMLLIQTEVPKEHIGKVYSFWSTIAFAGDSLSGIWISFLLGFLSAKQSYIVCGIFVFLLGSVAAIVLSRAKRKTMLRANEAK
- a CDS encoding type VI secretion system protein TssA; its protein translation is MYEKNVESFIEPCSSNPPCGIDLNLTDKMSWLRDQRLELQKFQSDNTAEWTTTKDIQPSQQKFANICEDILKRESKDLMIAVYYIEALFKIDSITGLLHGLKVFNILCENYWSALYPEFSEDSSEMRVIPFKLLQSSLVKLLLSYKLIENENESVNLSQLVEETNSNKANFLKNKIETHLFKLTEQELQIRIDALNEIKDNLIKASDFSSLLEDDEIELLLSEKYLNQISRMLQSALDKKENALSQSVYEIVKNTEQNSQAIEKISSQNMTPLKGNSISVHRFDLPNEIQTIEDAYTLIEKANSFILNQDPQALIPSLIKKTLSYRNLDLTELLRELLTISKDTEGFLKHFSVNSAKESK
- the hflX gene encoding GTPase HflX; its protein translation is MSKNNIDIEKTLELEKARQQLENRLQGGMKSYLVSLELPDDDPVEIQESLVELGALVRTLGDDCVGVTVQKKVKPIPATYIGLGKAEEIKKACELLKFDYVTFDQELSPTQVRNLENLIGKPILDRTGVILQIFRKNARSKEARTQVEIAHLEYIAPRLSNAWITWERQRGGGGSGGRLKGAGETQIEIDRRRMKDKIASLRKDLEKIQKERETQRKNRADEWNVVLVGYTNAGKTTLMNALTESHLSAKDSLFETLDSSIRRIRGVNNMNILVTDTVGFIRNLPHGLVASFRSTLEETSKADLLLHIVDITHKSYKDHIKVTDEVLVQVGASDVPRIIVFNKIDKVVGEPRLPKILARGYPRSICLSSYKEEDIKRFREMIVNFLAQNMVEEVFHVSYGDSKMLSLIYSHTRVLESNWTQDEGIFKVRMSKSIFQRYFAPVKSEEEQEWQVKSN
- the tssC gene encoding type VI secretion system contractile sheath large subunit; amino-acid sequence: MSTQTTYQDILEADMSFFENGNDLADNIINTVQNNIDIQQKENLKSMLQVFAEEAVQNNFNTQNDFNKMINERISDIDRILTEQINKIIHHEEFQTLEASWRGLEMLVNNLEPDEKLKIRILDAKKDDVLLDHRTAPDWDQSGLFKLVYESEYGTFGGEPFGMLVGDYYCSRSQTDIEFLRAVSLVASAAHVPFISAADAKLFDMESFTDLNKPKSLERIFNSVDYANWNTFRSKEESKYVCLTLPSVIMRNEYSDDGIPVKEFKFVEDLNEKQHEKFLWGNAAFHLAERVGQSYRQFGWFQNIRGVENGGTVDGLPIYMFNDDEGNRIQKIPVEVTITDRREKELDDLGLLSLVYKRGTDQAVFFGAKTIHKLKEYDNDLANANASLTVQMPYIMAISRFAHYLKSIMRDKIGSFSSAEAVSAYLNNWISSYVILSDTASDWVKSAFPLREARIDVSTVPGKPGIYSAVMYLRPHFYLNELTISMRLVSELPAGK